A genomic segment from Polyangium mundeleinium encodes:
- a CDS encoding PAS domain-containing protein has product MSLIAYEQECAELRARVAELEARLALPAPAETNGYHHEESPSDQDGETRLLRAAIQSLADGVVICDRDGRLLHFNAVATAIFGERASEAVPEEWSVRYGLFHGDGVTPFPSHEMPLVRALQGENADAVELFVRSERLPAGRYVECSARAIRDADGEICGAVAVCRDLGERRRYEAEREQRLRAEEARLTAEKERLRMARILQSLLDHLDVVVWATDEKGEFTFHDGLGCASAGFERGTLLGKSVFDISPGDRLVQRALLGNAARDRSHMNGAVFDNWVIPFGEDDQKGSGVLGLSLNVTEAHQAKVELEAKLALIQRQQEVIFNLETPIIQVWDHVLTLPMVGVVDSKRAARVTDDLLAEVSRTQARFAILDLTGVDVVDTATAGHMLNIITAVRLLGAEGIITGIRPNVAQTMVSLGLDISRVRTLATLRDGLAFAIRKLTEDGSAARRAAALPRPTRSVESG; this is encoded by the coding sequence GTGTCGTTGATTGCCTATGAACAGGAGTGCGCGGAGTTGCGCGCGCGGGTCGCCGAGCTCGAAGCACGTTTGGCCCTACCGGCGCCGGCCGAGACGAATGGATACCACCACGAGGAGAGCCCTTCCGACCAGGACGGCGAGACGCGGCTCCTGCGCGCGGCGATTCAAAGCTTGGCGGACGGCGTGGTGATCTGCGACCGCGATGGGCGCCTCCTTCATTTCAATGCCGTAGCGACCGCGATCTTCGGGGAGCGGGCGAGCGAGGCTGTCCCGGAGGAGTGGTCCGTGCGATACGGCCTCTTTCATGGGGATGGCGTGACCCCCTTCCCGTCGCACGAAATGCCGCTCGTTCGCGCTTTGCAGGGCGAGAATGCCGACGCCGTCGAGCTCTTCGTGCGGAGCGAGCGGCTGCCGGCGGGCAGGTACGTCGAATGCTCGGCGCGCGCGATCCGCGACGCGGACGGGGAGATCTGCGGCGCCGTCGCCGTCTGCCGCGACCTCGGGGAGCGAAGGCGCTACGAGGCCGAGCGCGAGCAAAGGCTGCGCGCCGAGGAGGCGCGGCTCACCGCCGAGAAGGAGAGGCTTCGCATGGCGCGGATCCTCCAGAGCCTCCTCGATCACCTCGACGTCGTCGTATGGGCGACCGACGAGAAAGGGGAATTCACGTTCCACGACGGCCTGGGCTGCGCGTCGGCCGGGTTCGAACGGGGCACGCTCCTCGGAAAAAGTGTCTTCGACATTTCACCGGGCGATCGCCTCGTGCAGCGCGCCCTTCTGGGCAACGCGGCGCGCGATCGCTCGCACATGAATGGTGCCGTCTTTGATAACTGGGTCATTCCATTCGGCGAGGACGACCAAAAGGGCTCGGGTGTCCTCGGCTTGAGCCTGAACGTCACCGAGGCGCACCAGGCCAAGGTGGAGCTCGAAGCGAAGCTCGCCCTCATTCAGCGGCAGCAGGAGGTCATCTTCAACCTGGAGACCCCGATCATCCAGGTATGGGACCACGTCCTCACGCTGCCGATGGTGGGCGTCGTCGACAGCAAGCGCGCCGCGCGGGTCACGGACGACCTCCTCGCCGAGGTCTCGCGCACGCAGGCGCGCTTCGCCATTCTCGATCTGACGGGCGTCGATGTCGTCGACACGGCCACGGCCGGCCATATGCTGAATATCATCACCGCCGTTCGTCTCCTCGGCGCGGAAGGAATCATCACGGGGATTCGCCCGAACGTCGCGCAGACCATGGTCTCCCTCGGCCTCGACATCTCGCGCGTGCGCACGCTGGCGACCTTGCGCGACGGCCTCGCCTTCGCGATTCGAAAGCTCACCGAGGACGGCAGCGCCGCGCGCCGAGCCGCCGCGTTGCCCCGCCCGACTCGCAGCGTCGAGTCGGGGTGA
- a CDS encoding MYXO-CTERM sorting domain-containing protein, which yields MIFALTSTSRRSSPAARRRATLRHGRSPLAREKARLVAHFRAVLAELRAHDTSHLSPDQRAARAGLIAELQRYARTGRFPRNLDFPGIRMPYFVDAFGTRCAMAHLIEATGETDLVARVAKAANNAFVREIEGDAALRAWLDRAGLTAAEAARIQPSYCFVSKADACFCQNNGVDVVAVAEATVTAIQAGGMATAKVDVLHGAVLTSPMVGDTIDVYNAGSTVGAPVLVGITENNSSVGAVQLDATGSVKLSCGLDVPKISKQDAINAMLATTSGGENSACSDYLEKKDAVWGESQCGSEESGDEVDGGCSVTAAGGASPLLLGSLVLAAATFARRRRVARKRKASAIR from the coding sequence ATGATCTTCGCTTTGACCTCCACGTCTCGTCGCTCGTCTCCCGCTGCCCGCCGGCGTGCCACTCTGCGCCATGGGCGCTCCCCGCTCGCCAGGGAGAAAGCGCGCCTCGTCGCCCATTTCCGCGCGGTCCTCGCCGAGCTCCGCGCGCACGACACGAGCCACCTGTCCCCCGACCAACGCGCGGCGCGCGCGGGCCTGATCGCCGAGCTCCAGCGGTACGCCCGCACCGGGCGTTTCCCGCGGAACCTCGATTTCCCCGGGATCCGCATGCCCTATTTCGTGGACGCCTTCGGGACGCGTTGCGCGATGGCGCACCTCATCGAGGCGACCGGCGAGACCGATCTCGTCGCGCGCGTGGCAAAGGCGGCGAACAATGCGTTCGTTCGCGAGATCGAGGGGGACGCCGCGCTTCGCGCCTGGCTCGATCGGGCGGGGCTCACGGCGGCCGAGGCGGCACGGATCCAGCCGTCGTATTGCTTCGTCAGCAAGGCCGACGCCTGCTTCTGCCAGAACAATGGTGTTGATGTCGTCGCTGTGGCCGAGGCGACCGTGACGGCGATCCAAGCGGGGGGCATGGCCACCGCGAAGGTCGACGTCCTTCATGGTGCTGTCCTCACCTCCCCGATGGTGGGCGACACGATCGACGTCTACAACGCAGGTTCCACGGTCGGTGCTCCGGTGCTCGTCGGAATCACCGAAAACAACTCCTCGGTCGGGGCGGTGCAACTCGACGCGACGGGATCCGTCAAGCTCTCCTGCGGGCTCGACGTGCCCAAGATCTCGAAGCAGGACGCGATCAACGCAATGCTCGCGACGACCAGCGGCGGCGAGAATTCCGCATGCTCGGACTATCTCGAGAAGAAGGACGCCGTCTGGGGCGAGTCGCAGTGCGGATCGGAAGAGAGCGGTGACGAGGTTGATGGCGGCTGTTCGGTCACGGCCGCAGGCGGCGCGTCCCCGCTGCTCCTCGGCTCGCTCGTGCTCGCCGCGGCGACGTTCGCGCGGCGGAGGCGCGTGGCCCGGAAGCGGAAGGCGTCCGCGATTCGCTAG
- a CDS encoding NAD(P)-dependent alcohol dehydrogenase: protein MIVATSRSSREPLRLVELPSRPLRADELRVRVRSIGVNPVDWKMREGGPLGTAQRIIGPSGPLVVGIDFAGEVVEVGSGVETPKVGDRVVGGTDFSRNQRGSYADEVIVRADQCAELPASVSFDEAASLPVAGVTAWRWLQEAGIPSRPGARVLVLGGSGGVGLFALQLARSYGATVAAVCSARNVPLVTRLGATAIDYNAGDPLEAAARLGPFDLVLNAIGSVVYPSSACQKLLNATGLLGLVVIRPADYPSLLFSRRTKTLLGKPTRESLTPLVAALAKGEIEAIIEAKFPLAEAEEAHVRSRAGKVVGKLLLVP from the coding sequence ATGATTGTCGCAACCTCCCGTTCGTCCCGTGAACCCCTGCGCCTCGTCGAGCTGCCTTCGCGCCCGCTCCGCGCGGACGAGCTGCGCGTCCGCGTCCGCTCCATCGGCGTCAACCCCGTCGACTGGAAAATGCGCGAGGGCGGCCCGCTCGGCACGGCGCAGCGAATCATCGGCCCGTCCGGCCCGCTCGTCGTTGGCATTGATTTCGCCGGCGAGGTCGTCGAGGTCGGGAGCGGCGTCGAGACACCAAAGGTCGGCGACCGTGTCGTCGGCGGCACCGATTTTTCACGCAACCAGCGCGGTAGTTATGCCGACGAGGTCATCGTGCGCGCCGATCAATGCGCCGAGCTGCCCGCGTCGGTCTCCTTCGACGAAGCCGCGAGCCTCCCCGTCGCCGGCGTGACGGCCTGGCGCTGGCTCCAGGAGGCCGGTATCCCGTCGCGGCCCGGCGCGCGGGTGCTCGTGCTCGGTGGTTCGGGTGGCGTGGGCCTTTTTGCGTTGCAGCTCGCCCGCTCGTATGGCGCGACCGTGGCCGCCGTGTGCTCGGCGCGGAACGTGCCGCTCGTCACGCGGCTCGGCGCCACAGCCATTGATTACAATGCAGGCGACCCGCTCGAAGCCGCTGCCCGCCTCGGCCCCTTTGATCTCGTGCTCAATGCCATCGGCTCCGTGGTGTACCCGTCGTCCGCGTGCCAAAAGCTCTTGAACGCGACGGGGTTGCTCGGCCTCGTGGTCATCCGGCCCGCCGATTATCCTTCGCTCTTGTTCTCGCGCCGGACGAAGACGCTCCTCGGCAAACCCACGCGCGAGAGCCTCACGCCGCTCGTCGCGGCGCTCGCGAAGGGCGAGATCGAGGCCATCATCGAGGCGAAATTCCCGCTCGCGGAGGCCGAGGAGGCGCATGTCCGATCGCGAGCCGGCAAGGTCGTCGGCAAGCTCCTGCTCGTCCCCTGA
- a CDS encoding DUF255 domain-containing protein: MRRFLLPALVLALGCGATPQASQVSPRGLVRAGTPDAVNLALARAKEQKQLFTWHSFSPETFARARAERKFILLDGAASWCHWCHVMDETTYHDERVGRLLNEKFVAIRVDIDERPDIGERYVDWGWPATILLSPDAEEIGKYRGYLPADELLPILEAIATTNAEGGDKAQDPTRTVPAPEALPWIAARVSIDMDRYFDREEGSWGNFQKSPLGANVLFELRRAAHGDELARRRAVFTLEKQRAILDPVWGGIYQYSAGSTWTEPHYEKLMPYQAANLEAYAAAHKATGRKDLLEDARGIARYLSTFLSNAEGAFLVSQDADVGAHEEGKPFIDGDVYYRLDDAGRRKLGIPRVDDHVYAYENGLAIAAMCMLFEASGDKDALARAERAAALVTASHVGTDGAVEHDAKARSPVHYLADAAGFGRAFVRLFEVTQNAAYRDAALRIADAMEKTFLDTATGAYFAHTNDPSAVGVFARRERPFASNTLAARFLAGLGRITGDQAFATRAKRTLVAIASPRGVAEQGRMIGEFLLALDEVGVFPWPGAR; encoded by the coding sequence ATGCGACGTTTTCTGCTTCCCGCCCTCGTGCTCGCCCTCGGCTGTGGCGCGACGCCCCAGGCGTCCCAGGTGTCCCCGCGCGGGCTCGTGCGAGCGGGGACACCGGACGCGGTGAACCTCGCGCTCGCGCGGGCGAAGGAACAAAAGCAGCTCTTCACCTGGCATTCGTTTTCGCCGGAGACCTTCGCGCGCGCCCGCGCCGAGAGGAAATTCATTCTCCTCGATGGCGCGGCCTCGTGGTGCCACTGGTGCCACGTGATGGACGAGACAACGTACCACGACGAACGCGTGGGCCGTCTCCTGAACGAGAAGTTCGTCGCCATTCGGGTCGACATCGACGAGCGCCCGGACATCGGCGAACGGTATGTCGACTGGGGCTGGCCAGCGACGATCCTGCTCTCGCCCGACGCCGAGGAGATCGGCAAATACCGCGGATACCTGCCTGCAGACGAGCTCTTGCCCATCCTCGAAGCGATTGCCACAACAAACGCGGAGGGCGGCGACAAAGCGCAGGACCCGACGCGGACCGTGCCCGCGCCCGAGGCTTTGCCGTGGATCGCGGCGCGCGTATCGATCGACATGGATCGTTATTTCGACCGGGAAGAGGGGAGCTGGGGGAATTTTCAAAAATCCCCGCTCGGGGCGAACGTGCTCTTCGAGCTCCGGCGCGCGGCGCACGGGGACGAACTCGCGCGCCGGCGCGCCGTGTTCACCCTGGAAAAGCAGCGCGCGATCCTCGACCCGGTATGGGGCGGCATCTACCAGTATTCCGCGGGCTCGACGTGGACCGAACCCCATTACGAAAAGCTGATGCCGTACCAGGCGGCGAACCTCGAAGCCTACGCCGCCGCGCACAAGGCCACCGGCCGCAAGGATCTGCTGGAGGACGCCCGCGGGATCGCGCGGTACCTGTCGACCTTCCTGTCGAACGCCGAGGGCGCTTTCCTCGTGAGCCAGGACGCGGACGTGGGCGCACACGAGGAGGGAAAACCGTTCATCGACGGGGACGTGTATTATCGCCTCGACGACGCCGGGCGGCGCAAGCTCGGGATTCCGCGCGTCGATGATCACGTATACGCCTACGAGAATGGACTCGCCATCGCGGCGATGTGCATGCTGTTCGAGGCGTCGGGCGACAAGGACGCGCTTGCACGGGCGGAGCGGGCCGCCGCCCTCGTGACGGCGAGCCACGTGGGGACCGACGGCGCGGTCGAGCATGACGCAAAGGCGCGTTCACCCGTGCATTACCTCGCGGACGCCGCCGGGTTCGGCCGGGCGTTCGTGCGGCTCTTCGAGGTCACGCAAAACGCGGCGTACCGCGACGCTGCGCTGCGGATCGCGGATGCCATGGAGAAGACGTTTCTCGACACCGCGACAGGGGCGTATTTCGCGCACACGAACGATCCTTCCGCCGTGGGGGTGTTCGCGCGGCGCGAGCGTCCGTTCGCAAGCAACACGCTCGCCGCGCGGTTCCTCGCGGGGCTCGGTCGGATCACGGGAGATCAAGCGTTTGCCACGCGCGCGAAGAGGACGCTCGTGGCCATCGCGAGCCCCCGCGGCGTGGCGGAGCAGGGCCGGATGATCGGGGAGTTCTTGCTTGCGCTCGACGAGGTGGGGGTCTTTCCGTGGCCGGGCGCGCGCTAA
- a CDS encoding DUF423 domain-containing protein, which translates to MERFSLLLAGVVGFLGVALGAFGAHGLKKWVTQFPDAEQRLTWWQTGSQYHLLHALAIGLTALHPTPTKEGSALAPWFFLGGIFLFSGSLYVMTLTGRRVLGAVTPLGGLLLLAGWLAIALNALFATA; encoded by the coding sequence ATGGAACGTTTCTCCCTCCTGCTCGCCGGCGTGGTCGGCTTCCTCGGGGTCGCGCTCGGCGCGTTCGGGGCGCACGGGCTCAAGAAATGGGTCACGCAGTTCCCGGACGCCGAGCAGCGCCTCACCTGGTGGCAAACCGGATCCCAATATCACCTCCTCCACGCCCTCGCGATAGGCCTCACGGCCTTGCACCCCACGCCAACGAAGGAAGGCAGCGCCCTCGCGCCCTGGTTCTTCCTCGGCGGTATCTTTCTTTTTTCAGGCAGCCTTTACGTCATGACGTTGACCGGCCGTCGTGTGCTCGGCGCCGTCACGCCCCTCGGCGGCCTCCTGCTGCTCGCCGGCTGGCTCGCCATTGCGTTGAACGCGCTTTTTGCGACGGCATGA
- a CDS encoding PAS domain-containing protein has product MYLPMENECAALRARVAELEASLAVRPPGVTNGHRREAAPSDPDAEARLLRAALYNLADAIVICNRDGRTVHFNAAATLIFGERSSDVPSEELSTRYGLFLPDGVTHVPMNDLPSHRALRGENVDRIELFVRRESLPAGMYVECSARPIRDADGVICGAVVVCRDLGERRRYEAERERRLRAEEQRLAAEKERLRMARILKSLLEHLDIVVWATDETGVFTFHDGRGAEAAGIARGALVGKNARDVYPDDLLIHRALAGVPGHDRNGVHGVAWEHWAIPVTDDGRPAGVIGMSLNITEAHQAKLELEAKLALIQRQQEVIFNLETPIIQVWDRVLTLPMVGVVDSRRAARVTDNVLAEVSRTQARFAILDLTGVDVVDTATAGHMLNIISAVRLLGAEGIITGIRPNVAQTMISLGLDLSRVRTLATLRDGLSFAIRELAGSSGAAYGTGSLPRPTRSPKAL; this is encoded by the coding sequence GTGTATCTTCCGATGGAAAACGAGTGCGCGGCGCTCCGCGCGCGGGTCGCCGAGCTCGAGGCGAGCCTCGCCGTTCGACCACCTGGGGTGACGAATGGCCACCGTCGTGAAGCTGCCCCCTCCGACCCCGATGCCGAGGCGCGCCTTCTGCGCGCAGCGCTCTATAACCTGGCCGACGCCATCGTGATTTGCAACCGCGACGGCCGGACCGTCCACTTCAACGCCGCGGCGACGCTGATTTTCGGCGAGCGGTCGAGTGACGTCCCCTCCGAGGAGCTGTCCACGCGATACGGCCTCTTTCTCCCGGATGGCGTGACCCACGTCCCCATGAACGATCTTCCGTCCCATCGTGCGCTGCGGGGGGAGAACGTCGACCGCATCGAGCTTTTCGTGCGGCGAGAGAGCCTGCCGGCCGGCATGTACGTCGAATGCTCCGCGCGTCCCATTCGCGACGCGGATGGTGTCATTTGCGGCGCCGTCGTCGTGTGCCGCGACCTGGGCGAGCGCAGGCGTTACGAGGCCGAGCGCGAGCGACGGCTCCGCGCCGAGGAGCAGCGGCTCGCCGCCGAGAAGGAGCGGCTCCGCATGGCGCGGATCCTCAAGAGCCTGCTCGAGCACCTCGACATCGTGGTATGGGCGACCGACGAAACAGGCGTCTTCACGTTTCACGACGGCCGCGGCGCCGAAGCGGCGGGGATCGCGCGGGGCGCTCTCGTCGGCAAGAACGCCCGCGACGTATACCCCGACGACTTGCTCATCCACCGCGCCCTCGCGGGCGTCCCCGGGCACGACCGCAACGGCGTGCATGGCGTCGCCTGGGAGCATTGGGCCATTCCGGTGACCGACGACGGCAGGCCTGCGGGCGTCATCGGCATGAGTCTGAACATCACCGAGGCGCACCAGGCCAAGCTCGAGCTCGAGGCGAAGCTCGCTCTCATTCAACGACAGCAAGAGGTCATCTTCAACCTGGAGACCCCGATCATCCAGGTATGGGACCGCGTCCTCACGCTGCCGATGGTGGGTGTCGTCGACAGCCGGCGCGCCGCGCGGGTCACGGACAACGTCCTCGCCGAGGTCTCGCGCACGCAGGCGCGTTTCGCCATCCTCGATCTGACGGGCGTCGACGTCGTCGATACGGCCACGGCGGGCCACATGCTGAATATCATCTCCGCCGTTCGTCTCCTCGGCGCGGAAGGGATCATCACGGGGATTCGCCCGAACGTCGCGCAGACCATGATCTCCCTCGGGCTCGACCTTTCGCGCGTGCGCACGCTCGCGACCTTGCGCGACGGCCTCTCGTTCGCAATTCGAGAGCTCGCCGGATCCTCCGGCGCCGCGTACGGAACCGGATCGCTTCCTCGGCCGACCCGCAGCCCCAAGGCCCTCTGA
- a CDS encoding cupin domain-containing protein: MTDRAKYNINLDVKFQHLERIDVPAVVAACTETWQNRTLTQVNGSVVRLGVIEGDFHWHKHDDDDEFFFVLEGKLLIDLEDQTIELGPQQGVTITKGVMHRPRAPGRTVMLMVETTAIQPTGDP, encoded by the coding sequence ATGACCGATCGAGCCAAGTACAACATCAACCTCGATGTGAAGTTCCAGCACCTCGAGCGCATCGACGTTCCCGCCGTCGTCGCCGCATGCACCGAGACGTGGCAAAACCGGACGCTAACGCAGGTCAATGGCAGCGTGGTGCGGCTCGGGGTGATCGAGGGCGATTTCCACTGGCACAAGCACGACGACGATGACGAGTTTTTTTTCGTCCTCGAAGGCAAGCTCCTCATCGATCTGGAAGATCAGACGATCGAGCTCGGGCCGCAGCAGGGCGTGACGATCACGAAGGGCGTGATGCATCGACCGCGGGCCCCGGGGAGGACCGTCATGCTCATGGTCGAGACGACGGCCATTCAGCCCACGGGCGATCCGTGA